The Verrucomicrobiales bacterium genomic interval TGCCCGCTGAGCCGGCGGGAGAAGGCCCCGAGTTTTGGCCCACGGAACACGCGGGTCACACGGAACCGACCAAGAAGAGATAACCCGGTGATGGGCCGAGATGGCCCGACCTGTGGTTCGGGGCGGGCTGGCCCATACTCGATTGTAGGGACAATTGGGATTTCACATTGTTCATTGCTCATTTCACATTGCTCATTTGGGGAACCGTCCTTGGACGCCCCCCCTCTCCCTCGCCTCAGGAGTTGGCCGGGATTTCATCCAACCGCTTTTCGAGTTCGCGGTGATTGATTTTGCCAGTGCCCAGCTTCGGGATTTCCCGGACAGCCTGAACATCCCGCGGCACGCAGAGATTCGAGAATCCCTTGGCCCGCAGCACCCCGCGTATCTCCTCCAACGTCAGCTTAGATTCGTTGGAGACCGCAATCAGCCGCTCGCCCTTATCGGCATCGGGCCGGGCGATAACCGCGATCTGACAGCGCAACCCATACTGCGGAAACGCTCCCGCCAACGCCTCCTCCACCGCTGTCAAACTCACCATCTCACCGCTGATCTTCGCAAAGCGTTTCAATCGACCCCGGATCGTTAAAAACCCATCGTGATCGACGCTGACGATGTCGCCGGTGTCATACCACCCCCCCCGCGATAGGAACTTGGCCTGAGCTTCCGGGTTCAAGTAGCCGCGCATGACATTGGGTCCGCGCACCAATAGCCGTCCACCCTCGGTCACTCCCTCCACCGTTTCCAGTTGCATCTCAATGCCCGGCAGCAAGCGCCCCACGCTCCCAAACTGGTTCATCATCGGAATATTGATACTCAGGCACGGGCTGCATTCAGTGGCCCCGTACCCCTCCAGAATGCGCACTCCGAAACGACGCATCCACAAAGTCGCTGTCGCTTCCTGAATCTTCTCGGCGCCCGCAAACAGGTAACGCAGGCTGCGAAAATCGTAGGGATTCGCCTTGCGAGCATACCCACTCAAGAATGTGTTCGTACTGAGCAGCACGGTGCAGTCCCGATCATAGAGCACGGTGGGAACCACCCGATAGTGCAACGGCGACGGGTATAGGAAGGTGTAAAGCCCACGAACCAGAGGCAGCAGAGTGCCGATGGTCAGGCCGAAGCAGTGGAACAACGGCAGACAATTAAACACTCGATCCGCCTCGCTGAAATCACAGATGGAAAGCATCTGACGGATGTTCGCCATCACGTTCGCATGGGTGAGATCGACCCCCTTGGGAATGCCCTCAGATCCACTGGTGAACAACACCACAGCGGTGCGATCCGGCGACTGTGGGACGCGCACCACCGAACGGGGGTTAAGGCTGATGCGGGCCAGCGTCAGCAGTCTTTTGAGTCCACCGATTCCCTTACGAAGGTCTTCCAGGTAAACCAGCTCGATCCCGGCCTCCTTCAGCGAGCTCAGATCCAGCTTGGCCTTCTCAATAAATGTTCGGCTGGTCAGGACCTGTTTGAGCCCGGCTAACTCGCAGCAGATGCGCAGCACGGCCGGCCCCGTGGAGAAATTTAACACCGCCGGCGCACGGCCCAAGCTCCAGAGCGAACACAAGATCACGGGCGTGGCATTGATATTAGGCAGCAGGACCCCCACCCGCTCCGCCTGCGGATGCAGGCGCGCGGCCAATTGGTCAGCCAAGAGATCAGCACCGGTCAGAAACTTACGGTAACTCAGGCTTTGTTGAACATCTTGCAGAACCACCCGCCCCAGCTGCCGCCACGCAGTCTCGGCGATTGCCTCGAGAACAGTGCCGGACCCCAACTGCCGCTCGGCTTGGAACTGTTGATCCACCATCCGATCGCGCAGCCACGTGGTCAGGATAGTCCGCGCTTGCGACATACTCAGATGTTCCACTACCGGAGGCACCATGACGGCGCTGAAATGAGCGCTGACCTGCGGGAACCACAATTTTTTGTCCGGGTTGGGCGATGCGACCACCCGATGCGCGCCCCGCAAATAGGCAGTGATGACCTTGGCCTGAGTCTTATGCAGAAGAAATCCAGTGCCCTCGAACAACTTCATCAGCGTCCCGGTGCGGGAGATGCGTCCCTCAGCGAACAACACAAGACGGCCATTGGCCTGAAGATGCTCTGCCATGCGCTTCACGGCGTAGGGGGAATTGGTATCGATCGGGAACGTGCGCCGATTGAGCATGATTTTACGATGAACCCAGCTCGTTTGGGCGGTGACGCTAGACACCACGAACCGCCAATCGTCCTCCAAGCAAACCCCGAGGAACAGCCAGTCCAGCCAGGAGACATGGTTGGGGACCAACAGAACCGGCCCGGGCGTCTTAAGCACGTCCTCGTTAAAGGCGCGAAAGCGGAAGAAAAAGCTGACCAGCCAGCGCAATATCGTTTTCATGGCAATGCCGACCGAGAACCTCCCCCACACACCCCACCTGTTTCAATCTAAAACCGGGAATGGACTAACCACGGATTTCATGGATGACACGGATTAAAAAGGGGTTGTGACATTCTTCAACGGAAAATCGCAATCCGATGAGGTGGTCCCTTCAAGTCATTGGCCATCCGTGCGATCCGCGAAATCCTTTCGTCGAGCTCACTCCTCGTCACTGCGCCTCCGCACCTCCGCGTTTGATGCCGGGCCGGCGTTTCACGACTGAAAACGCAATCCCATCTGGACGGGAGTCGGCGGGCAGGGTTACGACGGAGTCGAAGGCTCCACTACTCCGAAGGGTATAGCTCCTTTGATCAGGACCGCACTGATAGACGAAATTCGACGCACTAAACGGGTCCACAGGGGTCGCGGCGAAGTGTTTCGGGACCATTTGATCCAGGGAAGAAGGAAACGTGCCATCCGCTCCCGCTGCGAACTGATCGAGCGCCAAGGCCAGTTCGAGCATCCGCAGCGAGGCCAAACACCTCGCCTCGCGAAGCAATATCCCTGCAGTGGAGGACACCACGTAGTCCCCAAACACCAACGGTGAGTTCGTTTGCATGGGGACAACGGTGCGCAACGCGGCGAATACCCTACCTCGAGCGGGATAGGGAAGCTCCCAAGCCTCGAGCATCTTATTGAGCCCCCTCTCGAAGAGAGCGGCATCCGACTCGCCCGGCCGCACGAAGAGCCTACGACGCAAGGACTCACTTCCTTCGTTCTCAAACCTGTCGTCCCGTTTGAGCACGGCCACTTTGGCGTCAATCTCACCAGCCAGGAAGCCGCTCTCGATGAGCGATTGCCCTACGGTCGCCCTCTTGAACGCAGAGCCAGCGACTTCTTGTTCCTCAAGGGATCTGAACAGGAGCCGCAGTCTATCAGACATCGCCGTCTGCAATGTTGTTTCGGACAACACGAGCGCGAGACCATCCTTCACCATCCCAAACATCCTTGCCCGGACCCCTTGGGAGAGCAATATAGGCTCATTGGACAGTGATGCCGCCATCTTCGAAGCCTGATAGATGGACTCCGATGCAGGCCCAGGCTTACCGTGATAGGCGTTCCAGATGGCCCGGAGAACCAGGAAGTTCGCACCTCGGATTAAGCCGGTCAGGTGTGGAAGCTGACATTCGGCTCCTTGGGTGAGATCGATTGGATAGCGAGAATTACCGAGCTCTGAGCCCCGAACGAACAGGAGCCAAGCACGCTGATTGCGTGCAATCAGAGCCGAGATAGCTGCATCGTGTTGGGGGGATAGGGTTTCTCCGGGGAGGGGCAACGGAACCGAATCGACCAGCGGCAAATTCGTCCAAGTTCCCATTTTGACATCGCGAGCCAACTCCTCCATGGCCCTGAGGTAAACTTCCGCTGAGTTTTCACCCTGTTCAACAGACGAATAGCTGTCGTTCAGCTGCTGCAAGCTCTTGGGAGAATCTCGATCTGCGGACAGACCAAGATCTGCTAAGCCCAGAAATAGAAGCCCAATGGAACCGACGCGAAAACCAAGAAAAGCGAACAAATGCGTGATCCAGCTTCGCCGAGGCCGGATTGTGTGCTCTCGGTTGACGTCCTGAGAACACTCAAGCCCGGATGTTTGCACAGTTTTCACAATGATCTCCGCATTCGGCGATTCCAGTCGTTTCCTGTTTAACCCTGCAGACGGCTATTGTAAACACGGGTTATCTCGGATGAATGGGATGTGGGTGTAGGACAGATTTCGGGTACGACTCCAAGGGCGGCCAAGCAGTCCTGCGTAGATCTCCACCAGGGGGGACATCCGGAAGCGCGGGGTCTGAGGCGGAAAGAAGAGTCCCGCTCTCCCTGTCCCTTCTGATCCCACATCGCGTCCATTGCGTCCATCGCGGTTTAAAATTCGAGCCCCTTCCCATGCCGGCCGGGGATGAAGCTGAACCGCGATGGACGCAATGGACGCGATGTGGGACCCAAAGGGAATGAAACCTGAATACTGCTCGGTGGTGTGACCTACGGGAGCCAAGGAGGGGACGATCGGTGATGGGCCCTTCGCGGAGTCGCCCTCCGTCCCGCCTGCGCCTGGGGCAGGAGTGGGCTCAACGAAATCAGAACTATAAACTCATTCGGATCGATCTTCGATCAGGTTTCTCCCTACCACGGTTGCTTGGCACGCACCCAAACTCGTGACCTCGTTTCCTACAGGAGCTTGGGGGCCATCCGCTCGAACACTTGGTCCACGGTCACGGCGCGCATCAGTGCTTCCAATTCCTCGGTGCTCCCGCGGATACCCTCTCCGTCATACCGGTAAAATTGCAAATTTCTCCCTTTGACCGCCGGATTCGGGATCAACACATACGGCCGAGCGTACGGTTCGATCGTGGGGTTGAACGTGGCCGTCTCGATGACGAATTGGTGCGGCACCTGCATGGCGGCGGCCAGATGCATCAACGCGCTGTCGATGCTGAGAAAGGCCCGGCAGGCCCCAAGCAGAGCTGCCGCCTGCTTCATGTTCCTGGTCTCAGGAACCAGCAATCGAGGCGAAGGAATCTCCTTCTGCAGCCATTCGTGATCCGGTTGCTCTTCCGGGCCGCCGAACAGAAGGACCGATAAATCCGGCCGCAGCGCAAACAGCCGGTGGATCAGCCCCCGATAATGCTCCAGCGGCCAGCGTCGCAAGGCCAGATTCTTGGTCTTACCCGACCCGACATGAAAGCCCACCAAAACCTGATTCTGCAGGCCGCGGTCCGTCAACATCCGTTCCGCCCATCCACGTTCTTCAGCGGAGAGCACCAGTTGGGTGCGATGCTCCGTCAGCTGGGGCCGATCGCCAATCAGCGAAAGCAACGCGAGGTTCTGATCCACCGAATGACGATCGTAAGTCTGCGGGATCTCGCGATTCACCAGCCACCCGTCATACCAGGCGCGATTGTCATAACGATGACTCACTCGCACGGCTGCGCCCAAAATGCGGGCGATCAGGCGATACTCGGCCTTGCTCTGCGGATACGTGTTGAGGGTGATGTCATAACCCTCCCGACGAAGCTGAAGCAGATAGCGAAAAGTCCGCCAGGGACCTTCCTTGAGCATATGGAAGTGGTGGATCCGATCGAGGTGAGGATTCCCGCCCAGGATATCGCGAGAGCCGGTCCACATGACCAAGGCCTCGATGACAGCTTTCGGATGATTGAGCCGCAGTTCTTGGATCAGCGGCGTCGCGAGCAACGTATCACCGATACCAGCCAGCGAGATCACGAGAATTTTCATCGGCAAGCGAGAGCGTCCTCTCGACTCAAGGGTTGACGACGTTTCGCGGCGCACCCGCCAAGAAAGCGCGCACATTCTCCACCACCGTGTCCATCAAGCGCCGTCGAGCAGCCAGCGTCGCCCAGGCCATATGCGGCGTTATGAAACAATTGCGGGCCTGAAAGAGCGGGTGATCTGCTCGGGGCGGTTCCATCGCCAACACATCCAGCGCAGCCGCTCCTAGCTGGCCCTCATTCAAGGCATGCGCCAGCGCCTCCTCATCGACCAGCGGCCCGCGGCTGGTGTTGATCAGCCAAGCCCCCGGCTTCATGAGCGACAGCCGTTCGCGATTCACGAGGTTCCGAGTGCTGTCGGTCAGTGGGCAGTGGAGGGTGACGACGTCACTCTCGCGAAACAACGTCTCCAGGGAGACGGAGATCGCTCCGCCTTCCAGATTCTGTCCGGCGTGGCGGGTGGCAACCATCACCCGCATGCCAAAGGCAGCGGCCAATGAGCCGACCGCGCGTCCGATCCGTCCCCACCCGACGATCCCCAGCGTGCGCCCCTCCAACTCGACCTGGGGAGTTTTCCAGAACGAGAAGTCCGGGCAGCGCGCCCATTCCCCGGCACTCACGGCCACCGCATGGGCTCCGACGTGATGCGCCAGCTCCAGGATCAGTGCGAAGGTAAACTGGGCGACAGACCGAGTGCCATAGATCGGAACATTGGTGACGCACACCCCGCGTTCCCGAGCCGCCACGACGTCCACGATGTTGTATCCGGTGGCCGTCACCCCGATGTACTTCAACTCCGGCAGTTGACTCAAGGCCTCACGCGAGATGGGCACCTTGTTGGTAATCAAAATGTCAAAACCAGCACACCGTTCAACAACCTGACTGGCGGAAGTGCGCGGATACAGCTGGCACTCACCCAAGGCTTCCAAGGCCTTCCAGCTCTGGTCTCCCGGATTCAGCGTGAACCCATCCAAAATCACCATCTTCATGCGAAGGGTCTCAGTATTTCACCATAGGCCCGCCGCCCTTGCCCAGTCCCAGGGCGCCGGCAATTTCGGAGGCCTTGTTCATCAGCATGCCAATCTCACTGGCCACGGCGATGAACCGAAAACCTTGGGCCAATCGTTTGCGGGCCATGGCGGCATCAGCCACATGAATCCCCGGAATAATCCCATGACGCTTGGCGGTTTGCACAATGTGGGTCAAGGCGGCTTCGAAACGCGGGTCATCCGAATCGAATGACGGAGGCAGCCCCATCGAGTGGGTCAAATCGTTTGGCCCCACAAAGACCATATCGATCCCGGGCACTTGCATAATCTCGTCGGCCCGCTCGATGGCGAGCACATGTTCAGCCATCACCGCGACCAGGATTTCCTCATTGGCGCGCGCGTAGTAAGTCGCGCCGTCGGTGCCGAAACTCGCAGCGTGATACTGTCCGCCGATGGTTCGCGCTCCGATTGGCGCGTAGCGGGCGGACGCGACCACGGCGCGGGCCTCTTCGGCAGAGTTGACCATGGGAACAATCACGCCCCAGGCGCCGAAATCGAGGACGCGTTTGATGTTCTCCGGCGTGTTGAAGGACACGCGAACCAGCGGAGCCACGCCATGGGCTGCCACAATGGCGATGGCAGCGGCCGCGGTCTCGTAGCTCGTAGGGCTGTGCTCCAACTCGACGGTGAGCCAGTCAAATCCCACCTGAGACATGAAGCAGGCGACGGTAGGATCGGGGAAATTAAGCCAGGTTCCGATGCTCGGTTCTCCGCGCCGCAATTTGGCACGAACAGTGTTGGTTCTCATGCGGGTGGGGTTACGATGGAGGACTGCGACATGCGCAGGGAGGCGGAGTTCAGAACCGATTCGTCCACCAACCAGCGCGGGCGTCGTCCCTGAGCGGCCTCCAACACCGCCTGAGCCGCGGCCTCGCTGACCAGCGCCCCAGTCTCCCGGGTGAACGAGGCCTGATGGGGAGTCAGGAGGAGATTAGGAACTCCGTGGAGCACATGATCCTTCGGCAAGGGCTCCACTTGGAAGGTGTCCAAGGCCGCGCCGGCGATCACCCCTTGATGAAGCGCCTTGGCCAGCGCAGCCTCGTCGAGAATCGCGCCGCGCGAAGTATTGATCAAATAGGCCGATGATTTCATCTGGCGGAATTGAGCCTCGCCCATCAGGCCCCGGGTCTGAGCGATCAGGGCGGCATGAAGGGAGACAAAGTCACTTTCCTGCAACAGGGTATCCAGATCGACAAACTGCACCCCCAGCTTCTTCGCCTCCTCGGAAGGCTGAGGATCGACCGCCAACACCCTCATGTTGAAGCCGCTGGCCCGACGCGCCACGGCCAAGCCGATCCGACCGCACCCCACCAGGCCGAGGGTCTTGTCGTGAATGTTGTGTCCCCAGGAGGGCACCCACTTGCCCTGAGCCAATTCCAAATGACCGCAGTAAACCCGCCGGGCGACTGAACAGAGCAGCGAGAACGCGTAGTCAGCCACGGTTTCGTTGAGCAGGCCGGGCGTGTAGGCGATCGCCACCCCAGCTCGGGTGGCGGCGGGGATGTTGATGGAATCGTATCCGACCCCCCATCTTGAAATCAGCTTCAAATCCCGCGTCGCGGGTAGCGCAAAGATGGGTTCATCATACCGCTCCACACCAGCGATCACCGCATCGACCCCCGGCAGCAGCCCCCCAAGCTCGTCGGGGGTGGGAAGACCGGGTTGGATGGGGAAAATGAGTTCATGACCCGCTTCGCGCAACCGGGTAATCGCGGCTTGCCCTGAGCGAGCCATGGCTTGAGCGGTAATCAGAACGCGCCAGGGCATCGGTGGAGAAACTCTGATGGATCAAGCGGGGAATTGCCAATCGGGAAATGGGGGGCGGGGAGAAAAAATGATTTTGTTTGAACTTGCCCGGGCTCACCTCATGCTTGTCAGGTGGCCAATATGTCAGACTCTCCCCTAGAACGACTGTGGAAGGAGTACGGGGGCGAGTTCTCCAAACTGGATGACCTTTCGCTGGCCCGGTGGATGGCTCAAACGCTCGGCCAGCTGCAAGGAAGCGCCTGGCGGCTGTCGCACCCGCTCATGGGGCTCTATCGGCTGCTCGGCCAACTAGGCCATGAGCGCGGGATTTGGCTGAAACGGCTGGCCAATGCCCCGGGGGCCTACTCCGAAGCCCCCTGCTGTCGCGCGCCACTGCTACCTTTGTTTACCCGCGATATCCTGGAAAGCGGTCTTATCTGCCAACACTGCAGCGAAACCGCCGTTCCTTTCGATGAACTCCCCGGCGAGCTGCAGGTTGCCATTCGACCATGGGCGGAAGCCTATACGACGGTGCACGAAGTGGCCCATTGGGATGATGCCCAAAGGGGACGCTGCCCGGCCTACGACGAGGAGTTCGAGCGGGCGGCCAAACAGGCGGAAACGCTGCTCGTCCAGGCACGAACGAAGCTTATCCCTCACTTGTTGGATCCCTTTCCCGCCATTGTCTGGGAAGACCATGACGAATGCTTAGAAGTGCGCCCAGAAGACTTGGAAGTATAGTCACAAGCTACTCTATATAAGCATTTTAAATCACATCCATTACACCCCGAATAATTCCCACGTCCGGGCGTCGAATGCCCTAGATTGAGATCTGGCCGACCAGAATCCGGAAAGCAGCGGGTGAAACAGCCGGCGACGAGTTTCGTCAGCAGCAGCGTTCTGAGCACAGATGAGAATGGGAATGGGTTCCATGGTCACGGCGATTTCGTCATTGTTTTGTCCACTTTGCCATCCGAGACTTCCACTTACTTTATGAATCGTTTCTGCCTCAATGCCGGTTTGTTGATTAGCGCCTCCTGGCTCCTCCTGGGCTGCACCTCCGGGGTTCAGAACCCCAAAGGCATCCCGGTGACTCAAATGAACGCCGACGAGCGTGGGTTCGTCGCGGGAACCGGAGTGGAGTCGCAGGATCTGGTGGCCATCACCGATCGCATGGCCCGGAGCATTGTGGGAGTGCGCCAGATCGCCGCGGCCACCACGCCTCCCCGTGTTGTGCTGGAGCCGGTGCTCAACGAAACACGTTTTCCCATCAACAAGGACATCTTCCTGACGCGCATCCGGACCCAGCTCAACTCCAAGGCGCAGGGCAAGGTCATGTTCCTCGCCCGAGAACACATGGCGGCGCTCGAAAAGGAACGCGCGCTGAAACAGAGCGGGCAGGTCACATCGTCGAGCGACCCGAAGCTGGTGGAATTTCACGGGGCGGATTTCTTCCTGACGGGCAAGCTGCAGGGCCTCACCACCAAGACGAAGGCCGGCACGAGCGACTACATACTTTATAGCTTCCAGTTGGTGGACGCCCGCACCAGCGATATCATCTGGGAAGACTCGGCGGAGGTTAAGAAGCAGGGTCTGGAAGACGCGGCCTATCGCTAACCCCCACTAAGTGGTCCGCTGTCACTCTCGCAGAGCATGAAGAAGTTTGGCCTGATTGGGCTAGGGCTGCTGATCGTTTCCCTGTTCGCTTCGGGATGCGCTTCCTCGGGCAAGACGCCGCCGCAGAAGTTGACTGGAGATCCAGTGATCGATGCCAAGACGGTCGGTCAGAACGGCCGTCCGCAGGACCGATTGCTCTGGGCCTATCGCAGCGCCGCCACCTCGATGCGACGCGGGAACTTCACGGAAGCCCGCCGCCTGCTGGACGACTCGATCACTCAGCTCAACGGCATGTTCGGCAAGGATCGCGATGCCAGCAAATCTCGCAGCGCCTTTTACCGCGAAAGCAAGAAGACCTTCTACGGCGAGCCCTATGAGCGTGCGATGGCTTATTACTATCGCGGCATTCTCTACTGGATGGACGGTGAACCCGACAATGCGCGCGCCTGTTTCCGAAGCGCCCAACTGCAGGACAGCAATCCCGGCAAGGATGGGTATTCCTCGGACTTTGTAATGCTTGACTACCTGGACGGGCTGGCGAGCTTTCGATTGGGAGCCGATGGATCCGACGCCCTCAAACGCGCGCTGGCCTCACCGAAGATCGCCGTCCCGCCCACCTATTCCACCAATGCCAATGTGCTGATGTTCGTCGAGTTTGGTCCCGGCCCTTCCAAGACCGCCGGCGGTGAATATGGGGAACAACTGCAGTTCCGTCAGCCCAACTCCCCAGTGCATAG includes:
- a CDS encoding phosphoglycerate dehydrogenase, which gives rise to MPWRVLITAQAMARSGQAAITRLREAGHELIFPIQPGLPTPDELGGLLPGVDAVIAGVERYDEPIFALPATRDLKLISRWGVGYDSINIPAATRAGVAIAYTPGLLNETVADYAFSLLCSVARRVYCGHLELAQGKWVPSWGHNIHDKTLGLVGCGRIGLAVARRASGFNMRVLAVDPQPSEEAKKLGVQFVDLDTLLQESDFVSLHAALIAQTRGLMGEAQFRQMKSSAYLINTSRGAILDEAALAKALHQGVIAGAALDTFQVEPLPKDHVLHGVPNLLLTPHQASFTRETGALVSEAAAQAVLEAAQGRRPRWLVDESVLNSASLRMSQSSIVTPPA
- a CDS encoding AMP-binding protein, whose product is MKTILRWLVSFFFRFRAFNEDVLKTPGPVLLVPNHVSWLDWLFLGVCLEDDWRFVVSSVTAQTSWVHRKIMLNRRTFPIDTNSPYAVKRMAEHLQANGRLVLFAEGRISRTGTLMKLFEGTGFLLHKTQAKVITAYLRGAHRVVASPNPDKKLWFPQVSAHFSAVMVPPVVEHLSMSQARTILTTWLRDRMVDQQFQAERQLGSGTVLEAIAETAWRQLGRVVLQDVQQSLSYRKFLTGADLLADQLAARLHPQAERVGVLLPNINATPVILCSLWSLGRAPAVLNFSTGPAVLRICCELAGLKQVLTSRTFIEKAKLDLSSLKEAGIELVYLEDLRKGIGGLKRLLTLARISLNPRSVVRVPQSPDRTAVVLFTSGSEGIPKGVDLTHANVMANIRQMLSICDFSEADRVFNCLPLFHCFGLTIGTLLPLVRGLYTFLYPSPLHYRVVPTVLYDRDCTVLLSTNTFLSGYARKANPYDFRSLRYLFAGAEKIQEATATLWMRRFGVRILEGYGATECSPCLSINIPMMNQFGSVGRLLPGIEMQLETVEGVTEGGRLLVRGPNVMRGYLNPEAQAKFLSRGGWYDTGDIVSVDHDGFLTIRGRLKRFAKISGEMVSLTAVEEALAGAFPQYGLRCQIAVIARPDADKGERLIAVSNESKLTLEEIRGVLRAKGFSNLCVPRDVQAVREIPKLGTGKINHRELEKRLDEIPANS
- a CDS encoding D-2-hydroxyacid dehydrogenase, with protein sequence MKMVILDGFTLNPGDQSWKALEALGECQLYPRTSASQVVERCAGFDILITNKVPISREALSQLPELKYIGVTATGYNIVDVVAARERGVCVTNVPIYGTRSVAQFTFALILELAHHVGAHAVAVSAGEWARCPDFSFWKTPQVELEGRTLGIVGWGRIGRAVGSLAAAFGMRVMVATRHAGQNLEGGAISVSLETLFRESDVVTLHCPLTDSTRNLVNRERLSLMKPGAWLINTSRGPLVDEEALAHALNEGQLGAAALDVLAMEPPRADHPLFQARNCFITPHMAWATLAARRRLMDTVVENVRAFLAGAPRNVVNP
- a CDS encoding glycosyltransferase family 9 protein, with amino-acid sequence MKILVISLAGIGDTLLATPLIQELRLNHPKAVIEALVMWTGSRDILGGNPHLDRIHHFHMLKEGPWRTFRYLLQLRREGYDITLNTYPQSKAEYRLIARILGAAVRVSHRYDNRAWYDGWLVNREIPQTYDRHSVDQNLALLSLIGDRPQLTEHRTQLVLSAEERGWAERMLTDRGLQNQVLVGFHVGSGKTKNLALRRWPLEHYRGLIHRLFALRPDLSVLLFGGPEEQPDHEWLQKEIPSPRLLVPETRNMKQAAALLGACRAFLSIDSALMHLAAAMQVPHQFVIETATFNPTIEPYARPYVLIPNPAVKGRNLQFYRYDGEGIRGSTEELEALMRAVTVDQVFERMAPKLL
- a CDS encoding penicillin-binding protein activator LpoB, yielding MNRFCLNAGLLISASWLLLGCTSGVQNPKGIPVTQMNADERGFVAGTGVESQDLVAITDRMARSIVGVRQIAAATTPPRVVLEPVLNETRFPINKDIFLTRIRTQLNSKAQGKVMFLAREHMAALEKERALKQSGQVTSSSDPKLVEFHGADFFLTGKLQGLTTKTKAGTSDYILYSFQLVDARTSDIIWEDSAEVKKQGLEDAAYR